A single Amia ocellicauda isolate fAmiCal2 chromosome 9, fAmiCal2.hap1, whole genome shotgun sequence DNA region contains:
- the ykt6 gene encoding synaptobrevin homolog YKT6, which yields MKLFSLSVLHKGANKANLLKAAYDLSSFSFFQRSSVQEFMTFTSALIVERSCQGSRASVKEQEYLCHVYVRNDSLSAVLIADNEYPSRVCFTLMDKVLDEFSKQVDSIDWPSGSPATINYTALDSYLAKYQNPREADAMTKVQAELDETKIILHNTMESLLERGEKLDDLVQKSEHLGNQSKAFYKTARKQNSCCEVM from the exons ATGAAGCTGTTCAGCCTAAGTGTCCTCCACAAGGGAGCCAACAAGGCTAATCTCCTCAAAGCTGCCTATGATTTATCCTCCTTCAGCTTCTTCCAGAGGTCCAG TGTGCAGGAGTTCATGACCTTTACAAGCGCCCTGATCGTGGAGCGCTCCTGCCAAGGCAGCCGGGCGTCAGTCAAGGAGCAAG AGTATCTGTGCCATGTGTACGTCCGCAACGACTCCCTGAGCGCCGTGCTGATTGCTGACAATGAGTATCCCTCCAGAGTGTGCTTCACCCTGATGGATAAg GTATTAGATGAATTCTCCAAACAGGTGGACAGTATAGACTGGCCCTCGGGCTCCCCAGCTACCATCAACTACACTGCCCTGGACAGCTACCTTGCCAAAtaccag AATCCTCGGGAGGCTGATGCCATGACTAAAGTCCAGGCCGAGCTCGACGAAACCAAAATCATCCTG CACAACACAATGGAGTCATTgttggagagaggagagaagctGGACGATTTAGTGCAGAAGTCGGAGCACTTGGGAAACCAATCCAAAGCCTTTTACAAGACT GCTCGGAAGCAGAACTCTTGCTGTGAGGTCATGTGA
- the LOC136759381 gene encoding uncharacterized protein LOC136759381 isoform X1, whose translation MPTDSPNRTRSGDEVNLTQGEPQHQPWTALPRGHRNGSTVPPRPALTGLPADKDSQAPGSGIIPGAIAAALFITFLLALYTVLWKCMVSAPLRKERQQQKKKKKIMKAREKKAPVKELIC comes from the exons ATGCCGACAGACTCCCCGAACAGGACGCGCTCCGGGGACGAGGTGAACCTGACACAG GGGGAGCCCCAGCACCAACCATGGACAGCCCTTCCTAGGGGGCACAGAAATG GGTCCACGGTCCCCCCGCGCCCCGCCCTCACAGGCCTCCCCGCAGACAAGGACAGCCAGGCCCCCGGGAGCGGCATCATTCCTG GTGCCATCGCAGCGGCGTTGTTCATCACCTTCCTGCTTGCTCTGTACACGGTGCTGTGGAAGTGCATGGTCTCGGCGCCCCTGAG AAAAGAGCGGCAGcagcagaagaaaaagaagaaaatcatGAAGGCTCGTGAGAAGAAGGCCCCTGTGAAGGAGCTGATCTGCTGA
- the LOC136759381 gene encoding uncharacterized protein LOC136759381 isoform X2, with product MPTDSPNRTRSGDEVNLTQGEPQHQPWTALPRGHRNGSTVPPRPALTGLPADKDSQAPGSGIIPGAIAAALFITFLLALYTVLWKCMVSAPLRCLCKL from the exons ATGCCGACAGACTCCCCGAACAGGACGCGCTCCGGGGACGAGGTGAACCTGACACAG GGGGAGCCCCAGCACCAACCATGGACAGCCCTTCCTAGGGGGCACAGAAATG GGTCCACGGTCCCCCCGCGCCCCGCCCTCACAGGCCTCCCCGCAGACAAGGACAGCCAGGCCCCCGGGAGCGGCATCATTCCTG GTGCCATCGCAGCGGCGTTGTTCATCACCTTCCTGCTTGCTCTGTACACGGTGCTGTGGAAGTGCATGGTCTCGGCGCCCCTGAG atgtcttTGCAAATTGTAG